In the genome of Desulfofarcimen acetoxidans DSM 771, one region contains:
- a CDS encoding cysteine desulfurase family protein, which yields MKSATITGSKQTDQKLKFGRFLGLNNPVSSEVLYAAAANPEYLHNLIVSKNNHEFMNHLLENPAGTDAVNFSEQEIEKFVAEQERKLFHLEQKQAYEKRYGIFFEMEQKKDPEAEPCKPWAPLKTPDFREVYLDHNATTPVRPEVGRILAEYYNGKYGYDNPSSNTAQGYFTTAFINEARRRIANCLSAVPEEIFFTASGTEANNLAIKGAAFKYLNKKGHLITSKAEHPSVLRVMEYLETLDFSVTYLDVDQYGMVSPDSVQRAIRQDTVLVSVMAANNEIGTINPISKIGRICKKHNILFMVDAIQAFAKIPLNPKDMGISLLSFSGHKIYAPKGIGGLYIEKDLSLVPQIHGGGQESGRRSGTENVGAILAFARAAELAHSEMAKETARLLELRSFFLEGLKNVEPGYIVNGSLEHRIANNLSIGFPGVDSGALLRSLNRIGISVSAGSACSSKKINNSHVLKAIGADTKKYATIRFSFGLQTQKEDLSYLLKYLSKILHLIGKNK from the coding sequence ATGAAATCAGCAACAATAACCGGCAGCAAACAAACTGATCAAAAATTAAAATTTGGGAGGTTTTTGGGATTAAATAACCCCGTTTCATCTGAAGTATTATATGCAGCTGCAGCTAATCCGGAATATCTGCACAATCTAATAGTCTCTAAAAATAATCACGAATTTATGAATCACCTCTTGGAAAACCCTGCAGGTACTGATGCTGTGAATTTCAGTGAACAAGAAATCGAAAAATTTGTAGCCGAGCAGGAAAGGAAATTATTCCACCTTGAGCAAAAACAGGCTTACGAAAAGAGATACGGTATTTTCTTTGAAATGGAACAAAAAAAGGACCCGGAGGCCGAACCCTGCAAGCCATGGGCACCATTAAAAACTCCTGATTTTCGTGAAGTTTACCTTGATCATAACGCCACAACCCCTGTCCGTCCCGAAGTAGGCCGCATACTGGCAGAATATTATAACGGCAAATACGGCTATGATAATCCAAGCAGTAATACGGCACAGGGTTATTTCACAACGGCATTTATTAATGAGGCCAGGCGAAGAATTGCCAATTGCCTCTCGGCAGTTCCCGAAGAAATATTCTTTACCGCTTCAGGCACCGAAGCCAACAACCTTGCTATCAAAGGGGCTGCTTTTAAATATTTGAATAAGAAAGGACATCTTATTACCAGCAAGGCAGAACACCCTTCCGTGCTCAGAGTCATGGAATACTTAGAAACTCTGGATTTTTCCGTTACCTACCTTGATGTCGACCAATACGGCATGGTTTCGCCGGATTCAGTGCAGCGGGCTATCAGACAGGACACTGTTCTTGTATCCGTCATGGCAGCTAATAATGAGATTGGGACCATCAATCCAATAAGCAAAATAGGGCGAATATGTAAAAAACATAATATCCTCTTTATGGTTGATGCCATTCAGGCTTTTGCAAAAATACCTCTCAATCCCAAGGACATGGGAATTTCCCTGCTATCCTTTTCGGGACATAAGATTTATGCGCCCAAAGGAATCGGCGGCCTTTATATTGAAAAGGATCTGTCCCTTGTTCCACAGATTCACGGGGGCGGTCAGGAATCAGGAAGACGTTCGGGCACCGAAAATGTGGGGGCCATTCTTGCCTTTGCCAGAGCGGCAGAACTGGCTCATTCGGAAATGGCAAAGGAAACGGCACGCCTCCTTGAACTGCGAAGCTTCTTTCTTGAAGGCTTGAAAAACGTTGAACCAGGTTATATTGTCAACGGCTCTCTGGAACACCGTATCGCCAACAACTTAAGCATTGGCTTCCCCGGTGTGGACAGCGGTGCTTTGCTGCGCAGTCTCAACAGGATTGGCATAAGCGTTTCGGCAGGGTCGGCCTGCAGTTCAAAAAAAATCAATAATTCACATGTTTTAAAAGCAATAGGAGCTGACACAAAAAAGTATGCCACAATACGTTTCAGCTTCGGACTCCAAACCCAAAAAGAAGACCTGTCCTATCTCCTTAAATATCTGAGTAAAATTTTACACTTAATCGGAAAAAATAAATAA
- a CDS encoding efflux RND transporter periplasmic adaptor subunit produces MKKRTMLYLAAAILISLAITALALKNSGQEVAAVQVRQGSIMRTVSDTGYVQAAVSYDIHATQNARVLRVPVKIGQTVKQGQILVVLENLDLALQISDMRSQLSQARTAAEGSMAALERIQLEQKDAAENFDRLQRLYQEGAASRVDYDKARLQVETIRQNMEEQKSKLNSALEQSAGFEQSLQQLNTKEQQLVVKTPVKGTVLELPVKQEQVLNSGDLLAGVAVAEQLEVKADILSDDLAEVKVGQKVDITAPVLGQKVLLGEVKQIYPSAEEKQSALGIIQRRVPVIIALSDRANLKPGYEVRAAIRTITRQDVLVLPKEAVITNGDDRKEVMVVVDNHVQHRVIQTGISDNENIEITSGLVAGEQVIKDGSLDLQDKTRVKVVA; encoded by the coding sequence ATGAAGAAGAGGACAATGCTATACCTGGCAGCTGCGATTCTGATCTCTCTGGCTATCACCGCGCTGGCGCTTAAGAATAGCGGTCAGGAAGTGGCAGCAGTGCAGGTGCGGCAAGGCAGTATTATGCGCACAGTATCTGATACCGGTTATGTACAAGCAGCCGTCAGCTATGATATCCATGCCACGCAGAATGCAAGGGTGCTCAGGGTTCCGGTGAAAATCGGACAAACAGTTAAACAGGGCCAAATTTTGGTTGTGCTGGAGAATTTGGATTTGGCTTTGCAGATCAGTGATATGCGCTCCCAGTTGTCTCAGGCAAGAACTGCTGCTGAGGGTTCCATGGCCGCTCTGGAAAGGATTCAACTGGAACAAAAAGATGCCGCTGAGAATTTTGACAGGCTTCAGAGGCTTTATCAGGAAGGTGCAGCCAGCCGGGTGGATTATGATAAGGCCAGGCTGCAGGTGGAAACAATCCGGCAAAATATGGAGGAACAGAAATCGAAATTGAACAGTGCTCTGGAACAGTCTGCAGGTTTTGAACAATCACTGCAGCAGCTTAATACTAAAGAGCAGCAGCTAGTGGTAAAAACTCCTGTCAAAGGTACGGTGCTGGAATTGCCGGTAAAACAGGAACAGGTGTTAAATTCCGGTGACTTGCTGGCCGGTGTAGCGGTTGCGGAGCAACTGGAAGTTAAGGCGGATATTTTGAGCGATGACCTGGCGGAGGTCAAAGTCGGACAAAAAGTTGACATTACTGCACCGGTGTTGGGACAAAAAGTACTTTTGGGTGAAGTTAAGCAAATCTACCCCAGTGCGGAGGAAAAACAGTCCGCTTTGGGTATTATTCAGCGCCGGGTACCTGTTATCATTGCTTTGTCTGACAGGGCTAATTTAAAGCCCGGCTATGAGGTAAGGGCAGCTATTAGAACGATTACCAGGCAGGATGTTTTAGTTTTGCCAAAGGAAGCGGTTATAACCAATGGTGATGACCGTAAAGAAGTTATGGTGGTGGTGGATAACCATGTTCAGCATCGGGTTATTCAGACCGGTATCAGTGATAATGAGAATATAGAAATTACCTCCGGCCTGGTTGCCGGTGAGCAGGTTATCAAGGACGGAAGCTTGGATTTGCAGGATAAGACCAGGGTTAAAGTTGTTGCATAA
- a CDS encoding ABC transporter permease, giving the protein MSVLSRKLCRTIINTRGQFLAVVAVVMVGICVYISMSTAYYNMSRSQEIFYEATNFADYYFQVVRAPGQIVKQIESIPGVTRVTGRIQKDVPLLKEGQQRATARLISYPLPMDNEVNRLDLQQGRLFEKYPQSGGIEILADPQFVKANNLSYGSMVDIVAEGKKVPLTLVGSAISPEFIINMKDAATLMPDPKTFGIIMLPQNQAEQILNLSEQINQVVLNLAPGADEKSVVEKVKAVLEPYGNLASYPRKNQLSHTVLQGELNNLQALARFMPAIFLGVAAAIQFIMLGRMLKAQRLQIGVMKALGYGSGQIMLHYTCYSLAVAFAGALLGTLTGVLLASVLSQVYTQYFNLPETIGSLNLKAILYGFILSLGVSLLAGLSAARAVISINPAESMRPEPPKGKGKIFLEDWAWLWNRLGATWKMSIRSLGRKWGRFAITLLGVVFAVALLVLSLFSNDSVNYLINKHFYQEQHYDLLVRFGTPVKEAELLNLSRLEGVIKTEAIFEIPVKLHFKGRSEDDSLQGLPAGLTLKELTDDTGKPLHLPEEGILISRRAADKLGAETGDVVEAETLLSLGPSHRVGLKVMGANRQLVGSASYISIEQANLILRERGLVTGAMLKVDPGRITLLEEELNEMTNVSSISSLRKELNNLNQNLDSMIYSMSVMVAFAVLLGFALVYNSSVISFAERKRELASLRVIGFTSGEVSGLLLKETLLQSILGVILGLPFGRLMTGWYIKAVSTDLFTLPVIVSPQTYFFSAMGGIFFIALAHLFAVRGIKKLDLSEVLKNRD; this is encoded by the coding sequence ATGAGCGTCTTGAGCAGAAAATTATGTCGCACCATCATAAATACCAGAGGGCAGTTCCTGGCAGTTGTAGCAGTTGTTATGGTAGGTATCTGTGTTTATATTTCCATGTCCACTGCTTATTATAATATGAGCAGGTCTCAGGAGATTTTTTACGAAGCAACTAATTTTGCCGATTATTATTTCCAGGTAGTCAGAGCACCCGGTCAAATCGTCAAACAAATTGAGTCGATACCCGGGGTAACCAGGGTTACGGGGCGAATACAAAAGGATGTGCCGCTGCTCAAAGAGGGACAGCAAAGAGCCACCGCACGGTTGATCAGTTACCCTTTGCCCATGGATAATGAAGTAAACCGGCTTGATTTGCAGCAGGGGCGTCTTTTTGAAAAATACCCCCAGAGCGGTGGAATTGAAATCTTAGCTGATCCTCAATTTGTCAAAGCCAATAACCTTTCCTACGGCAGTATGGTAGACATTGTGGCTGAGGGTAAAAAGGTTCCATTAACCCTGGTGGGCAGCGCCATCAGCCCTGAGTTTATTATCAACATGAAGGATGCGGCCACACTCATGCCGGACCCTAAAACCTTTGGCATTATCATGCTGCCCCAGAACCAGGCTGAGCAAATTTTGAACCTGTCCGAGCAAATAAACCAGGTGGTTTTAAACCTGGCTCCCGGAGCAGATGAGAAATCAGTGGTGGAGAAGGTTAAAGCTGTTTTGGAGCCATACGGCAATCTGGCCTCTTACCCGCGTAAAAACCAGTTGAGTCACACGGTTTTGCAGGGTGAACTGAATAATTTGCAGGCGCTGGCCAGATTTATGCCGGCCATATTTTTAGGTGTTGCTGCCGCCATCCAGTTTATCATGCTGGGCAGGATGCTCAAAGCCCAGCGTTTGCAAATAGGAGTTATGAAAGCATTGGGTTACGGAAGTGGACAAATCATGCTGCATTACACTTGTTATTCTCTGGCTGTGGCTTTTGCCGGGGCTTTATTGGGCACCTTGACGGGGGTATTGCTGGCCTCGGTTTTGTCTCAGGTCTATACACAGTATTTTAACTTGCCGGAAACCATTGGATCACTGAATTTAAAAGCCATTTTATACGGTTTTATACTCAGTTTGGGAGTCAGCCTGCTGGCCGGGCTAAGCGCTGCCCGGGCAGTTATATCCATTAACCCGGCTGAATCCATGCGCCCTGAGCCTCCCAAAGGAAAGGGAAAAATATTTCTTGAGGATTGGGCTTGGTTATGGAACAGACTGGGTGCAACCTGGAAGATGAGCATAAGATCTCTCGGGCGAAAATGGGGCCGCTTTGCCATTACCCTGTTGGGCGTGGTTTTTGCTGTAGCTCTCTTAGTGCTTTCACTTTTTTCGAATGATTCTGTTAATTATTTAATAAATAAGCATTTTTATCAGGAGCAGCATTACGATTTACTGGTCCGTTTCGGTACTCCGGTTAAAGAGGCTGAACTGCTTAACCTTTCCCGCCTGGAAGGGGTAATAAAGACAGAGGCCATTTTTGAAATCCCGGTAAAGCTGCATTTTAAAGGGCGTTCAGAGGACGATTCTCTGCAGGGGTTGCCCGCGGGATTAACTCTAAAAGAATTAACCGACGATACGGGAAAGCCCTTGCATTTACCGGAGGAAGGCATTTTGATCAGCCGGAGGGCGGCAGACAAACTGGGCGCGGAGACCGGTGACGTTGTAGAGGCGGAAACGCTGTTAAGCCTCGGTCCTTCTCATCGAGTCGGTTTGAAAGTAATGGGTGCAAACCGACAGCTTGTCGGAAGCGCCTCATACATCAGTATTGAGCAGGCCAACCTGATTCTGCGGGAGAGGGGTCTGGTTACAGGAGCTATGTTGAAAGTTGATCCCGGCAGAATTACGCTGTTAGAAGAAGAATTAAATGAAATGACCAATGTTTCTTCCATCTCCAGCTTGCGCAAAGAACTGAACAACTTGAACCAGAACCTGGACAGTATGATTTATTCAATGTCTGTTATGGTTGCTTTTGCTGTCCTGTTGGGTTTTGCTCTTGTTTATAATTCGTCGGTAATCAGCTTTGCCGAGCGTAAAAGAGAACTGGCCTCACTGAGGGTAATTGGTTTTACCTCTGGGGAGGTATCCGGACTCCTGCTGAAAGAAACCCTCTTGCAGTCAATACTGGGAGTGATCCTGGGGCTGCCTTTCGGTCGCCTGATGACCGGGTGGTATATTAAGGCTGTCAGTACTGATCTTTTTACGTTACCCGTCATTGTTTCTCCTCAAACCTATTTTTTCTCTGCCATGGGGGGAATATTTTTTATAGCTTTGGCTCACCTTTTTGCGGTCAGAGGGATTAAAAAACTGGATTTGTCAGAGGTATTGAAAAACAGAGATTAA
- a CDS encoding ABC transporter ATP-binding protein, whose product MTKKVLMKLNRVTRTYVMGEVTVEALKETSLELYEGELMVILGPSGSGKSTLLNIMGGMDLASGGQVYFGQEDLTRAGDKQLTRYRRYELGFVFQFYNLIPDLTARENVELSANLVANPLPVEEVLRDVGLGSRSDHFPSQLSGGEQQRVAIARAAVKNPRLLLCDEPTGALDHQTGRLILALLAKINRERGSTVVIVTHNTPISAMAHRVVRMSSGAVVDISENRFPLPPERIEW is encoded by the coding sequence ATGACGAAAAAAGTATTGATGAAACTTAACCGGGTAACCAGAACTTATGTTATGGGTGAGGTCACTGTCGAGGCCTTAAAGGAGACCTCCCTGGAGTTATACGAGGGCGAATTAATGGTTATTCTGGGTCCCAGCGGTTCCGGTAAAAGTACCCTGCTGAACATTATGGGAGGTATGGATCTGGCTTCCGGCGGGCAGGTGTATTTCGGGCAGGAGGATTTAACCCGGGCCGGCGATAAACAGTTAACCAGGTACAGGCGTTACGAACTGGGTTTCGTCTTTCAATTTTACAATCTCATTCCTGATTTGACAGCCAGAGAAAACGTTGAACTGTCCGCTAACCTGGTGGCTAACCCTCTGCCTGTGGAGGAAGTGCTAAGGGATGTGGGATTGGGAAGCAGGAGCGATCATTTTCCCTCCCAGCTCAGCGGAGGTGAGCAGCAGAGAGTGGCCATCGCCCGGGCGGCGGTGAAAAATCCACGCCTGCTGCTCTGCGATGAACCAACCGGTGCCCTGGACCACCAAACCGGCAGACTTATCCTTGCTTTACTCGCTAAAATTAACCGGGAGCGGGGCAGCACGGTAGTTATAGTTACCCACAATACCCCTATCAGCGCCATGGCTCACCGGGTTGTTCGCATGAGCAGCGGGGCTGTTGTAGACATTTCAGAAAACCGGTTTCCTTTGCCGCCCGAAAGGATTGAATGGTAA
- a CDS encoding glutamine amidotransferase → MKKLLIIKTGTTFPSIRETYGDFDDFIINQADISPAGVMVSAIYKDKFLPDYKDVSAVIITGSHSMITDNDNWSIYLSRWLRASVHESIPVLGICYGHQLLARAFGGYVDFHPGGKEIGTVNIELTEQGENDPLLSVLPKKFLGHVTHAQSVINLPVSGQLLAKNCFEGHHAFSINNNIWGVQFHPEFNAGITREYINEQAPCLIKEGYDINQLHNSVREHVYGKILLKRFWELI, encoded by the coding sequence ATGAAAAAGTTACTGATTATTAAAACCGGCACAACTTTTCCTTCCATACGCGAGACTTACGGTGATTTTGATGATTTTATAATTAATCAAGCAGATATCTCGCCTGCCGGCGTTATGGTTTCAGCTATCTACAAAGATAAATTTTTGCCGGATTATAAAGACGTTTCAGCGGTTATAATAACCGGTTCCCATTCCATGATTACGGACAATGATAATTGGAGCATATATCTCTCCCGGTGGCTGCGAGCTTCTGTTCATGAATCCATACCGGTTTTGGGCATCTGTTATGGCCACCAACTCCTGGCCAGAGCATTTGGCGGGTATGTGGATTTTCATCCGGGGGGCAAAGAAATTGGGACTGTTAATATAGAACTTACCGAGCAGGGGGAAAATGATCCTTTGTTGAGTGTTTTGCCTAAAAAATTTCTGGGTCATGTAACCCATGCTCAGTCCGTAATAAATCTGCCGGTGAGCGGACAATTATTAGCCAAAAACTGCTTTGAGGGACATCATGCATTTTCAATTAACAATAATATTTGGGGTGTTCAGTTTCACCCGGAATTTAATGCCGGTATTACACGGGAATATATTAATGAACAAGCACCCTGCTTGATCAAGGAAGGCTATGATATTAATCAGCTGCATAATTCTGTGCGGGAACATGTATATGGAAAAATCCTGTTAAAACGCTTTTGGGAACTCATCTAA
- a CDS encoding damage-control phosphatase ARMT1 family protein has translation MRTFVDCVPCYLKQAIICMTIAGASEDRQHRILYELMDTIKGFDRDQTPCDNSTEILLQLYKSLGMDDPYREAKRESNDLALSIFPKLKVMLENSTDRLYDSLKFAVAGNVIDLGINKTFDIDESLRQSKEAGFARDDYEKFVAGLNNVDRVLILGDNSGEIVFDKLLVEELVSQNKKVTYVVKGAPILNDATVEDAEYVEMHRVAEVITTGSQYLGTSLANISPELLQLLQKTDLIISKGQANFESLEQEAWARERIFFLLKIKCDCVAEVAGARLGDLVFFTRDKVAI, from the coding sequence ATGAGAACATTTGTGGATTGCGTGCCTTGTTATTTAAAACAGGCAATTATTTGCATGACAATTGCCGGAGCAAGTGAGGACAGGCAGCACCGGATTCTCTATGAATTGATGGATACCATCAAGGGTTTTGACAGAGACCAAACACCCTGTGATAATTCCACTGAGATTTTGCTGCAATTATATAAGAGCCTGGGTATGGACGATCCCTACCGGGAGGCCAAAAGGGAATCTAATGATTTGGCTCTAAGTATTTTTCCAAAGCTAAAAGTTATGCTGGAGAATTCAACAGACAGGCTCTATGATTCACTTAAATTTGCAGTGGCCGGTAATGTGATTGATCTGGGCATAAACAAAACCTTTGATATTGACGAAAGTTTGCGGCAAAGTAAAGAAGCTGGTTTTGCCAGAGATGATTATGAAAAGTTTGTTGCCGGCCTGAATAATGTTGACAGAGTTTTGATACTGGGTGACAATTCCGGAGAGATAGTTTTTGATAAACTGTTGGTGGAAGAACTGGTTAGCCAAAACAAAAAGGTTACTTATGTGGTTAAGGGTGCGCCTATCTTAAATGATGCCACTGTGGAAGATGCTGAATATGTGGAAATGCACAGGGTGGCGGAAGTTATAACAACCGGTTCCCAGTACCTGGGTACTTCACTGGCTAATATTTCACCTGAACTTCTGCAATTGCTGCAAAAAACGGACTTGATCATTTCAAAAGGCCAGGCTAATTTTGAATCACTGGAGCAGGAGGCGTGGGCCAGGGAACGGATTTTCTTCCTGCTGAAAATAAAATGTGATTGTGTTGCTGAGGTAGCCGGAGCACGGCTGGGTGATCTGGTGTTCTTTACCCGGGATAAGGTGGCAATATAA
- a CDS encoding PepSY domain-containing protein, producing MIKSRQLHLWIGLITSVFILIEAVTGLIMLEPWLIGVNHNTSRTEVEMSKSGLPTTAGESDNRAHFDGKAPGGADYKNPGNSFSLMGLIKGLHSGRIGNTDISVFLDAVAISLIILSTTGIILSVQILSVKRRIRGKK from the coding sequence ATGATTAAAAGCAGGCAGCTGCATCTGTGGATTGGCTTAATTACTTCCGTTTTTATTCTGATAGAAGCTGTTACAGGCTTGATCATGCTTGAGCCATGGCTTATAGGTGTAAATCACAATACTTCCAGGACTGAGGTTGAGATGTCCAAATCCGGTTTGCCCACAACCGCCGGTGAATCGGACAACAGAGCACACTTTGACGGAAAGGCACCGGGAGGCGCTGATTATAAAAATCCCGGCAATAGCTTTAGCCTGATGGGCTTGATCAAGGGGCTTCACAGCGGAAGAATAGGCAATACCGATATCTCTGTTTTTCTTGATGCAGTAGCTATTAGTCTAATTATACTGTCAACAACCGGCATTATCTTATCAGTTCAGATATTGAGCGTCAAAAGAAGAATACGAGGAAAAAAATAA
- a CDS encoding NADP-dependent isocitrate dehydrogenase — MAEKIQMNVPLVEMDGDEMTRVIWQDIKDILLTPYIDLKTVYYDLGLKKRDETDDRITVEAAEATKKYGVAVKCATITPNAQRVEEYDLKQMWKSPNATIRAILDGTVFRTPVIVKNIKPFVKTWEEPITIARHAYGDVYKGVEMKLSAKGKAEIVFTGEDGQITREVIHDFDGPGIVMAMHNVDKSIGSFARACFNYALDQGQDLWFATKDTISKKYDHNFKDIFQDIYDDEYEDKFKAAGIEYFYTLIDDAVARVIRSSGGFIWACKNYDGDVMSDMVATAFGSLAMMTSVLVSPEGYFEYEAAHGTVTRHYYQYLKGEETSTNPVATLFAWTGALRKRGELDGISSLVQFSGDLEQAALNTIEAGVMTKDLAILAEGEKKIVNTREFLQEIKARLRK; from the coding sequence ATGGCAGAAAAAATTCAAATGAATGTTCCACTGGTTGAGATGGACGGCGACGAAATGACCAGGGTTATCTGGCAGGATATAAAAGATATTCTATTGACGCCTTACATAGATTTAAAAACCGTTTACTATGATCTGGGACTTAAGAAAAGGGATGAAACAGATGACAGGATAACGGTGGAAGCAGCGGAAGCTACCAAAAAATACGGTGTAGCGGTTAAGTGCGCCACTATTACACCTAATGCCCAGAGGGTTGAAGAGTATGATTTAAAGCAGATGTGGAAAAGCCCTAACGCTACTATTAGAGCTATTTTGGACGGAACTGTTTTTCGTACGCCGGTAATAGTTAAAAACATCAAGCCCTTTGTTAAGACATGGGAAGAGCCCATTACTATTGCCAGGCACGCCTATGGAGATGTTTACAAGGGTGTTGAAATGAAGCTTTCTGCAAAAGGTAAGGCGGAAATCGTTTTCACCGGTGAAGACGGGCAAATTACCAGAGAAGTTATCCACGATTTTGACGGGCCCGGAATTGTTATGGCTATGCACAACGTGGATAAATCCATCGGGAGTTTTGCCAGAGCCTGCTTCAACTATGCACTTGATCAGGGACAGGATTTATGGTTTGCTACAAAAGACACTATTTCCAAAAAATACGATCATAATTTTAAAGATATTTTTCAGGACATTTATGATGATGAATATGAAGATAAATTTAAGGCTGCGGGAATTGAATACTTTTACACATTGATTGATGATGCTGTAGCCAGAGTAATTCGAAGCTCGGGGGGTTTTATCTGGGCTTGTAAAAATTATGACGGTGATGTTATGTCTGATATGGTAGCTACCGCTTTTGGCAGCCTGGCCATGATGACATCTGTTCTGGTTTCGCCCGAAGGATATTTTGAATATGAGGCTGCTCACGGGACGGTAACCAGGCATTATTACCAGTATCTCAAAGGTGAGGAGACCTCGACAAACCCTGTGGCCACTTTGTTTGCCTGGACAGGGGCTCTGAGAAAAAGAGGGGAATTGGATGGTATCAGCAGTTTAGTCCAATTCTCCGGTGATTTGGAGCAAGCTGCTTTAAATACCATAGAAGCCGGGGTTATGACCAAGGACCTGGCTATACTGGCGGAAGGCGAGAAGAAGATTGTTAATACCAGAGAGTTTTTGCAGGAAATAAAGGCCCGTTTAAGGAAATAG
- a CDS encoding GNAT family N-acetyltransferase has translation MEFGIVIRKARAKDIEAMVGLLELLFKIETDFDFDWDKQRRGLEMMLDEENHRCLIVAELHQEIIGMCSAQLLVSTAEGGLKSIIEDVVIAKSFRGQGVAKRLLLKLEEWALNQGVKRLDLVADRHNGTALRFYKNMNWQSTDLICLQKKLL, from the coding sequence TTGGAGTTTGGTATTGTAATTAGAAAAGCACGGGCAAAGGATATAGAGGCAATGGTTGGTCTTCTAGAATTACTGTTTAAAATTGAGACAGATTTTGACTTTGATTGGGATAAACAACGCCGAGGATTGGAAATGATGCTTGATGAAGAGAATCATCGTTGCCTGATAGTTGCTGAACTGCATCAAGAAATAATCGGCATGTGTTCCGCACAATTGCTGGTTTCAACAGCCGAAGGAGGCCTTAAGTCAATTATAGAAGACGTGGTAATAGCTAAAAGTTTTCGAGGTCAGGGTGTTGCCAAAAGACTCCTGCTTAAGCTTGAGGAATGGGCGCTTAACCAGGGGGTCAAGCGCCTGGATTTAGTGGCAGATAGGCATAACGGTACTGCTTTGAGATTCTATAAAAACATGAACTGGCAGTCGACGGATTTAATATGCTTGCAAAAAAAACTTCTTTAA
- a CDS encoding RNA-guided endonuclease InsQ/TnpB family protein, translating to MFATQKNRIKHLTKEQYALLQNLCRYAKNLYNVALYNIRQHYFVTGKLLSYAKNCALCKTNENFKMLQAGVSQQIIRVATQSFKSFLGLKRLVAKGQYPAEKVRIPRYLKKDGYFQLVLSTNAIAINAGYLQLPLSNVFKKDHPEAKDIRFPFPERLDKTSIREVRINPAHKAHFFEVEYIYRDKPAVLPSLDSNRILGIDLGVDNLAACASTTGHVLLIDGKQLKAANQWYNKERARLQSIKDLHNIKSETYKLAALAVSRENFITDYLRKAAKHIVEFSISLEIGTVVVGVNKEQKQGVNIGHVNNQNFVQIPLWKFRRILKNLCDKYGITYIEVEESYTSKASFLDKDFLPEYDPANKNEYTFSGRRIKRGLYRTKNGCVIHADINGAANIIRKYRSDGDFSVLDKDIFLNPYRVQVLNTPRKKPPIVQKKKSNAAA from the coding sequence ATGTTTGCAACCCAAAAGAACCGTATTAAACATCTAACTAAAGAGCAATATGCTCTACTGCAAAACCTCTGCCGGTATGCTAAAAACCTGTACAATGTGGCATTGTACAACATACGGCAGCACTACTTTGTCACCGGCAAGCTTCTAAGCTATGCCAAAAACTGTGCCCTGTGCAAAACCAACGAAAACTTTAAGATGCTGCAGGCCGGTGTTTCCCAGCAGATTATCCGGGTAGCTACTCAAAGTTTCAAAAGCTTTCTCGGATTGAAAAGGTTAGTGGCTAAAGGCCAGTACCCGGCAGAGAAAGTCCGCATCCCACGTTACCTGAAAAAAGACGGCTATTTTCAACTGGTACTGTCAACCAACGCGATAGCCATAAATGCCGGGTACCTGCAGCTGCCGTTATCAAACGTATTCAAAAAAGACCACCCGGAGGCCAAGGACATCCGGTTTCCGTTTCCCGAGCGATTAGATAAAACCAGTATTCGGGAGGTACGCATCAATCCGGCTCATAAGGCCCACTTCTTTGAAGTGGAGTATATCTACCGTGACAAGCCGGCAGTGCTGCCTTCCCTGGATAGCAATCGCATCCTGGGTATAGATCTGGGTGTAGATAACCTGGCTGCCTGTGCATCCACCACCGGGCATGTCTTATTAATTGACGGCAAGCAACTCAAGGCCGCCAACCAGTGGTATAACAAAGAAAGAGCCAGGCTGCAGTCGATTAAAGACCTGCACAACATTAAGAGTGAAACCTACAAGCTGGCTGCCCTTGCCGTATCCCGGGAAAATTTTATCACCGACTACTTGCGGAAAGCTGCCAAACATATTGTAGAATTCAGTATCTCCCTGGAGATTGGCACAGTGGTAGTTGGTGTAAATAAGGAACAAAAGCAGGGAGTCAACATTGGCCACGTTAACAACCAGAACTTTGTACAAATCCCCCTCTGGAAGTTCCGGCGTATTCTGAAAAACCTCTGCGATAAGTACGGTATCACCTATATTGAGGTAGAGGAGAGCTACACCAGTAAAGCCAGCTTCCTTGATAAGGATTTTTTGCCGGAGTACGATCCCGCGAACAAAAATGAATATACCTTCAGCGGTAGACGGATTAAGCGGGGGTTGTATCGAACAAAAAACGGTTGTGTTATTCATGCCGACATCAACGGTGCAGCGAATATCATCCGCAAATACCGGTCGGATGGGGATTTTTCCGTTCTGGATAAGGATATATTCTTAAATCCCTACCGGGTGCAGGTTCTAAATACACCCCGTAAGAAACCACCGATAGTCCAGAAAAAGAAAAGTAATGCAGCGGCGTAA